In the Streptomyces sp. cg36 genome, one interval contains:
- a CDS encoding ribonuclease E/G: MLENEKNEPGVTGDDNNSPSDTLPPRRRRRAASRPAGPPGAAGADAPETPAAAEAPAETAAPAAEEAAPARPRRRATRKATAPAGAPAAVEETPAAAEAPVESAAPAAEEAAPARPRRRATRKATAAAEAPVAAEPVEAPAAVEPQAVEAVEESAAPARTRRRATRKATAPAGAPKAAEDAEIVVAAEPVEAPAAVEPQAVEAVEESAAPARTRRRATRKATAPAGAPAVEETPAAGAPPAVAAEDPVASPAEEAAVVAAAEESAAPARTRRRATRKATAPAGAPKAAEDAEIVVAAEPVAEAPVAEESAVEAAEDEAPRGRTRRRATRKATAPQFTTTTTTAAAAEEPAKAAAPEAPQAEEKPETGLPRGAKGQGGAPTRRRATRPAVAVFQAPVFHEPMFQTPETAAAAAAQAAAEVTDETDEEETEQTVAEPVVEQAEPQGGSRRRRRRRGESAESAPEPQAPAAETADEDASAEEEPEGAEAEEHEDDRPSRRRRRGGRRRRRGESAEQEETDTEDSAEAEAEAYEDEDDESDDTPSAAGTSSSRRRRRRRRRSGDGGDHEGGSDDPERTVVKVREPRPAREKAEPSDEVQSIKGSTRLEAKKQRRREGREQGRRRVPIITEAEFLARREAVERVMVVRQSGERTQIGVLEDNVLVEHYVNKEQATSYVGNVYLGKVQNVLPSMEAAFVDIGKGRNAVLYAGEVNFEALGMANGPRRIEAALKSGQSVLVQVTKDPIGHKGARLTSQVSLPGRYLVYVPEGSMTGISRKLPDTERARLKTILKKIVPEDAGVIVRTAAEGASEDELRRDVERLQAQWEEISKKSKQISTSSPSLLYGEPDMTVRVVRDIFNEDFSKVIVSGDEAWETIHGYVSHVAPDLADRLQRWTSEVDVFATYRIDEQLAKALDRKVWLPSGGSLVIDKTEAMIVVDVNTGKFTGQGGNLEETVTRNNLEAAEEIVRQLRLRDLGGIVVIDFIDMVLESNRDLVLRRLLECLGRDRTKHQVAEVTSLGLVQMTRKRVGQGLLESFSETCVHCNGRGVIVHMEQPTGTGGGGNGKRSKKRGRGGDGHDHDVHEHEAVETEAVETEAEVAAEVAAPVALAEPEFVPDEELYSSAAEAEAAARGGRSRRRATRKASAPAGAPRRAAESEPAVAEPVVEPEPRAVTVASFIEDEAPRGRARRRATRKATAPAGAPAAAEAPAEVVVAEPVAVAEPVVAAEPVVAEPVAEPVVEEAPVAAPPRARRRVTRKATAPAGSPSGTQEAAVVVVASAPVAEAVVAEPVAVVADEAAADVAEPVEEAAPAKKAARKTAKTAKKATTAKKAVAKKTVAKKTAAKKTTAKKVAKKAAAEPVATEG; the protein is encoded by the coding sequence ATGCTTGAGAACGAGAAGAACGAACCCGGTGTGACCGGGGACGACAACAACAGCCCCAGCGACACGCTGCCGCCGCGCCGCCGGCGCCGCGCCGCGTCGCGGCCCGCCGGTCCGCCGGGAGCCGCGGGCGCCGACGCGCCCGAGACCCCGGCCGCCGCCGAGGCCCCGGCCGAGACCGCCGCGCCCGCCGCCGAGGAGGCCGCTCCGGCCCGTCCGCGCCGCCGCGCCACCCGCAAGGCGACCGCGCCCGCCGGTGCCCCGGCCGCCGTCGAGGAGACCCCGGCCGCCGCCGAGGCCCCCGTCGAGAGTGCCGCGCCCGCCGCCGAGGAGGCCGCTCCGGCCCGTCCGCGCCGCCGTGCCACCCGCAAGGCCACCGCCGCCGCCGAGGCGCCCGTGGCCGCCGAGCCCGTCGAGGCCCCGGCCGCCGTCGAGCCGCAGGCCGTCGAGGCCGTCGAGGAGAGTGCCGCTCCGGCGCGCACCCGTCGCCGTGCCACCCGTAAGGCCACGGCTCCGGCCGGTGCGCCCAAGGCCGCCGAGGACGCCGAGATCGTCGTGGCCGCCGAGCCCGTCGAGGCCCCGGCCGCCGTCGAGCCGCAGGCCGTCGAGGCCGTCGAGGAGAGCGCCGCTCCGGCCCGTACCCGCCGTCGCGCCACCCGCAAGGCCACCGCGCCCGCCGGTGCGCCCGCCGTCGAGGAGACCCCGGCCGCCGGTGCGCCGCCGGCCGTCGCCGCCGAGGACCCGGTCGCCTCCCCGGCCGAGGAGGCCGCCGTCGTGGCCGCCGCCGAGGAGAGTGCCGCTCCGGCGCGCACCCGTCGCCGTGCCACCCGTAAGGCCACGGCTCCGGCCGGTGCGCCCAAGGCCGCCGAGGACGCCGAGATCGTCGTGGCCGCCGAGCCCGTCGCCGAGGCGCCGGTCGCCGAGGAGAGCGCCGTCGAGGCCGCCGAGGACGAGGCGCCCCGCGGTCGCACCCGCCGCCGCGCGACCCGCAAGGCCACCGCGCCGCAGTTCACCACGACCACCACCACCGCCGCCGCCGCCGAGGAGCCCGCGAAGGCCGCGGCGCCCGAGGCACCCCAGGCCGAGGAGAAGCCGGAGACCGGCCTCCCCCGGGGCGCCAAGGGCCAGGGGGGTGCCCCCACCCGCCGCCGCGCCACCCGCCCGGCCGTCGCCGTCTTCCAGGCGCCGGTCTTCCACGAGCCGATGTTCCAGACCCCCGAGACCGCCGCCGCTGCCGCCGCCCAGGCCGCCGCCGAGGTGACGGACGAGACGGACGAGGAGGAGACGGAGCAGACCGTCGCCGAGCCGGTCGTCGAGCAGGCCGAGCCGCAGGGCGGCTCCCGCCGTCGCCGCCGCCGTCGCGGCGAGAGCGCCGAGTCCGCGCCCGAGCCGCAGGCCCCCGCGGCCGAGACGGCCGACGAGGACGCGTCCGCCGAGGAGGAGCCGGAGGGCGCCGAGGCCGAGGAGCACGAGGACGACCGTCCCTCGCGCCGTCGCCGCCGCGGTGGCCGCCGCCGTCGCCGGGGCGAGTCCGCCGAGCAGGAGGAGACCGACACCGAGGACTCCGCCGAGGCGGAGGCCGAGGCGTACGAGGACGAGGACGACGAGTCCGACGACACCCCGTCCGCCGCGGGCACCAGCAGCAGCCGTCGCCGGCGCCGGCGCCGTCGCCGCAGCGGTGACGGCGGTGACCACGAGGGCGGTTCGGACGACCCGGAGCGCACCGTCGTCAAGGTCCGCGAGCCGCGCCCGGCCCGCGAGAAGGCCGAGCCGTCCGACGAGGTGCAGTCCATCAAGGGCTCGACCCGTCTGGAGGCGAAGAAGCAGCGCCGCCGCGAGGGCCGCGAGCAGGGCCGCCGCCGGGTGCCGATCATCACCGAGGCGGAGTTCCTGGCGCGCCGCGAGGCCGTCGAGCGCGTGATGGTCGTCCGCCAGAGCGGCGAGCGCACCCAGATCGGCGTCCTGGAAGACAACGTGCTGGTCGAGCACTACGTCAACAAGGAGCAGGCCACCTCGTACGTCGGCAACGTCTACCTGGGCAAGGTCCAGAACGTCCTGCCGTCGATGGAGGCCGCCTTCGTCGACATCGGCAAGGGCCGCAACGCCGTCCTGTACGCCGGTGAGGTCAACTTCGAGGCGCTCGGCATGGCCAACGGGCCGCGCCGCATCGAGGCCGCCCTCAAGTCCGGCCAGTCGGTCCTGGTGCAGGTCACCAAGGACCCGATCGGCCACAAGGGCGCCCGTCTGACCAGCCAGGTCTCGCTGCCCGGCCGCTACCTCGTGTACGTGCCCGAGGGCTCGATGACCGGCATCAGCCGCAAGCTCCCGGACACCGAGCGCGCGCGCCTGAAGACCATCCTCAAGAAGATCGTCCCCGAGGACGCGGGCGTCATCGTGCGCACCGCCGCCGAGGGCGCCAGCGAGGACGAGCTGCGCCGCGACGTCGAGCGGCTCCAGGCGCAGTGGGAGGAGATCTCCAAGAAGTCCAAGCAGATCTCGACCTCCTCGCCGAGCCTGCTGTACGGCGAGCCGGACATGACCGTCCGCGTCGTCCGCGACATCTTCAACGAGGACTTCTCCAAGGTCATCGTCAGCGGTGACGAGGCGTGGGAGACCATCCACGGCTACGTCTCGCACGTCGCCCCCGACCTGGCGGACCGCCTCCAGCGGTGGACCTCCGAGGTCGACGTCTTCGCGACGTACCGGATCGACGAGCAGCTCGCCAAGGCGCTCGACCGCAAGGTCTGGCTGCCGTCCGGCGGCTCGCTGGTGATCGACAAGACCGAGGCGATGATCGTCGTCGACGTCAACACCGGCAAGTTCACCGGCCAGGGCGGCAACCTGGAGGAGACCGTCACCAGGAACAACCTGGAGGCGGCCGAGGAGATCGTGCGCCAGCTGCGGCTGCGCGACCTCGGTGGCATCGTCGTCATCGACTTCATCGACATGGTCCTGGAGTCCAACCGGGACCTGGTGCTGCGGCGCCTGCTCGAATGCCTGGGCCGTGACCGTACGAAGCACCAGGTCGCCGAGGTCACCTCGCTGGGCCTGGTCCAGATGACCCGCAAGCGGGTCGGCCAGGGCCTGCTGGAGTCCTTCTCCGAGACCTGTGTCCACTGCAACGGACGCGGTGTCATCGTCCACATGGAGCAGCCCACCGGCACCGGTGGCGGCGGCAACGGCAAGCGCTCCAAGAAGCGCGGCCGGGGCGGCGACGGGCACGACCACGACGTGCACGAGCACGAGGCCGTGGAGACCGAGGCCGTCGAGACCGAGGCGGAGGTGGCGGCCGAGGTCGCCGCGCCCGTCGCGCTCGCCGAGCCGGAGTTCGTGCCGGACGAGGAGCTGTACAGCAGCGCCGCCGAGGCGGAGGCCGCGGCCCGTGGTGGCCGCAGCCGTCGCCGCGCGACCCGCAAGGCGTCGGCCCCGGCCGGTGCGCCCCGCCGGGCCGCCGAGAGCGAGCCGGCCGTGGCGGAGCCGGTGGTCGAGCCGGAGCCCAGGGCGGTGACGGTGGCGTCGTTCATCGAGGACGAGGCGCCGCGCGGGCGGGCCCGTCGCCGGGCCACCCGCAAGGCGACCGCGCCCGCCGGTGCGCCGGCCGCCGCCGAGGCCCCGGCCGAGGTCGTCGTGGCCGAGCCGGTCGCGGTGGCGGAGCCGGTCGTCGCGGCGGAGCCCGTGGTGGCCGAGCCGGTGGCCGAGCCCGTCGTCGAGGAGGCGCCCGTCGCCGCCCCGCCGCGGGCCCGTCGCCGGGTGACCCGCAAGGCGACCGCGCCCGCGGGGTCGCCGTCGGGCACCCAGGAGGCTGCGGTCGTCGTGGTGGCGTCCGCGCCGGTGGCCGAGGCCGTCGTGGCCGAGCCGGTCGCGGTTGTCGCGGATGAGGCCGCGGCGGACGTCGCGGAGCCCGTCGAGGAGGCCGCCCCGGCCAAGAAGGCGGCCCGCAAGACGGCGAAGACGGCCAAGAAGGCCACCACCGCGAAGAAGGCGGTCGCCAAGAAGACGGTGGCCAAGAAGACCGCGGCGAAGAAGACGACGGCGAAGAAGGTTGCCAAGAAGGCGGCGGCTGAGCCGGTGGCGACGGAGGGCTGA